A DNA window from Euwallacea fornicatus isolate EFF26 chromosome 17, ASM4011564v1, whole genome shotgun sequence contains the following coding sequences:
- the LOC136344441 gene encoding maternal embryonic leucine zipper kinase-like isoform X3: MVKYSALKGLYETEKTIGCGGFAKVKLATHLATGEKVAIKIMDKRHLGDDLHRVTLELEALKSLSHNNICQLYQVIDTATHFFLVMEYCSGGELFDHIVEKNRLTESESRTFFRQIVSAVAYLHSLGYAHRDLKPENVLLDKQQNLKLIDFGLCAKPEGGMENPLFTSCGSPTYAAPELILGQQYLGQEVDVWAMGVLLYALLTGSLPFDDLNIDNLYRKILNGKYEEPRYISRESRKLIRAMLQVDPKKRMKITDLLGHSWLTLGVLEAVDFSSKIPSGLDCECVQVMAKFMNSDEEFLRTELNKWKFDYNTSTYFLLLNRKKNGLSLKLNSSRILKTFEPQNIPLIELPVNITPNHEVKYCPKMSNALKIPSCVSPTVKNAALSPSSGPFVEHKSTRSESVGRKAVKRPRSPLLDDASPVPLKKCTPVKGTPSKTPESRKLAALGTETPGSARRMLGSLERSLYKVRHVLTPKKPLDSVIQEPAVLNNKDLCNVSTTQCHDPELVITELGKSLEKKGIMCKRKGFSLKGSLDPNFIDRFGGCSFELEICFLPNLGHLAPKQNLTPTKSILKQGILAEIPSSHTQRVPENCKGFLVGIRRKRLKGDSWCYKKVCEQVLALTATGFSSARGRDGVLESAV, translated from the exons ATGGTAAAATACTCGGCTTTAAAGGGATTATATGAGACAGAAAAAACTATAGGATGCGGAGGCTTCGCAAAAGTAAAATTGGCCACCCATTTGGCAACTGGAGAAAAGGTAGCAATCAAGATCATGGATAAAAGACACTTGGGAGATGACTTGCACCGTGTCACATTAGAACTGGAAGCTTTGAAATCCTTGTCGCATAACAATATTTGCCAGTTATATCAA GTCATAGACACAGCAACCCATTTCTTCCTAGTTATGGAGTATTGTTCAGGAGGGGAACTGTTTGACCACATTGTGGAAAAAAATAGACTCACTGAATCAGAAAGTAGAACATTCTTTAGGCAAATTGTTAGTGCTGTGGCTTATTTGCATAGTCTAGGATATGCCCATCGAGACTTAAAACCT gaGAATGTGCTATTAGATAAGCAGCAAAACCtaaaattaatagattttgGTCTCTGTGCCAAACCTGAAGGAGGCATGGAGAACCCTTTATTTACATCTTGTGGCTCACCCACTTATGCAGCTCCAGAACTCATTCTTGGACAGCAATATTTGGGGCAAGAAGTGGATGTTTGGGCTATGGGAGTTTTGCTTTATGCCCTGTTAACTGGAAGTTTGCCTTTTGATGACTTGAATATTGATAATTTGTACAGAAAAATTTTG AATGGAAAATATGAAGAGCCTCGTTATATCTCCAGAGAGAGCCGAAAATTGATAAGAGCAATGCTGCAGGTTGATCCCAAAAAACGCATGAAGATAACAGATCTTTTAGGCCACTCTTGGTTAACTTTAGGTGTCTTGGAAGCCGTTGATTTCAGTTCTAAAATCCCTAGTGGTCTAGACTGCGAGTGTGTGCAG GTTATGGCTAAATTTATGAATTCCGACGAGGAATTTTTGAGAACTGAATTAAACAAATGGAAGTTTGACTACAACACGTCGACTTACTTCCTTCTGCTGAATAGAAAAAAGAACGGCCttagtttgaaattaaattcgtCCAGAATTCTAAAAACCTTTGAG CCTCAAAACATTCCCCTTATTGAACTGCCTGTGAACATCACCCCCAACCACGAGGTTAAATATTGTCCCAAAATGAGCAACGCATTAAAAATCCCGAGCTGTGTAAGCCCCACAGTAAAGAACGCAGCCCTCAGCCCTTCATCGGGACCATTCGTAGAGCACAAATCTACCCGCTCAGAGTCCGTTGGCCGAAAAGCCGTAAAAAGACCCAGAAGCCCATTGTTGGATGACGCATCTCCTG tgccattgaaaaaatgtacgCCGGTCAAAGGGACACCCTCAAAAACACCAGAGAG CAGGAAATTAGCTGCTCTTGGAACCGAAACTCCTGGCTCAGCACGCAGAATGTTAGGCAGCTTAGAGAGGTCTCTGTATAAGGTTCGACACGTGTTGACTCCGAAAAAACCACTGGATTCTGTAATTCAAGAACCCGCTGTTCTAAACAATAAG GACTTGTGCAATGTCTCCACAACCCAATGTCACGATCCAGAGTTGGTCATCACGGAACTGGGCAAGAGCctggaaaaaaaaggaataatgTGCAAAAGAAAAGG CTTTTCCTTGAAAGGCAGCTTGGACCCAAATTTTATCGACCGGTTCGGTGGCTGCTCTTTCGAACTGGAAATTTGCTTCCTCCCCAATTTGGGCCACTTAGCTCCCAAGCAAAACTTGACCCCCACCAAATCTATCCTGAAACAGGGGATCTTAGCCGAAATACCGTCTTCCCATACACAGCGTGTCCCTGAAAATTGTAAGGGGTTCCTCGTGGGAATCAGACGTAAGAGGCTTAAGGGAGATTCCTGGTGCTACAAGAAGGTGTGCGAGCAAGTATTAGCTTTGACTGCCACGGGGTTTAGTAGCGCCAGAGGAAGGGATGGGGTGTTGGAGTCGGCGGTCTAA
- the LOC136344441 gene encoding maternal embryonic leucine zipper kinase-like isoform X2, with translation MVKYSALKGLYETEKTIGCGGFAKVKLATHLATGEKVAIKIMDKRHLGDDLHRVTLELEALKSLSHNNICQLYQVIDTATHFFLVMEYCSGGELFDHIVEKNRLTESESRTFFRQIVSAVAYLHSLGYAHRDLKPENVLLDKQQNLKLIDFGLCAKPEGGMENPLFTSCGSPTYAAPELILGQQYLGQEVDVWAMGVLLYALLTGSLPFDDLNIDNLYRKILNGKYEEPRYISRESRKLIRAMLQVDPKKRMKITDLLGHSWLTLGVLEAVDFSSKIPSGLDCECVQVMAKFMNSDEEFLRTELNKWKFDYNTSTYFLLLNRKKNGLSLKLNSSRILKTFEAPQNIPLIELPVNITPNHEVKYCPKMSNALKIPSCVSPTVKNAALSPSSGPFVEHKSTRSESVGRKAVKRPRSPLLDDASPVPLKKCTPVKGTPSKTPERKLAALGTETPGSARRMLGSLERSLYKVRHVLTPKKPLDSVIQEPAVLNNKDLCNVSTTQCHDPELVITELGKSLEKKGIMCKRKGFSLKGSLDPNFIDRFGGCSFELEICFLPNLGHLAPKQNLTPTKSILKQGILAEIPSSHTQRVPENCKGFLVGIRRKRLKGDSWCYKKVCEQVLALTATGFSSARGRDGVLESAV, from the exons ATGGTAAAATACTCGGCTTTAAAGGGATTATATGAGACAGAAAAAACTATAGGATGCGGAGGCTTCGCAAAAGTAAAATTGGCCACCCATTTGGCAACTGGAGAAAAGGTAGCAATCAAGATCATGGATAAAAGACACTTGGGAGATGACTTGCACCGTGTCACATTAGAACTGGAAGCTTTGAAATCCTTGTCGCATAACAATATTTGCCAGTTATATCAA GTCATAGACACAGCAACCCATTTCTTCCTAGTTATGGAGTATTGTTCAGGAGGGGAACTGTTTGACCACATTGTGGAAAAAAATAGACTCACTGAATCAGAAAGTAGAACATTCTTTAGGCAAATTGTTAGTGCTGTGGCTTATTTGCATAGTCTAGGATATGCCCATCGAGACTTAAAACCT gaGAATGTGCTATTAGATAAGCAGCAAAACCtaaaattaatagattttgGTCTCTGTGCCAAACCTGAAGGAGGCATGGAGAACCCTTTATTTACATCTTGTGGCTCACCCACTTATGCAGCTCCAGAACTCATTCTTGGACAGCAATATTTGGGGCAAGAAGTGGATGTTTGGGCTATGGGAGTTTTGCTTTATGCCCTGTTAACTGGAAGTTTGCCTTTTGATGACTTGAATATTGATAATTTGTACAGAAAAATTTTG AATGGAAAATATGAAGAGCCTCGTTATATCTCCAGAGAGAGCCGAAAATTGATAAGAGCAATGCTGCAGGTTGATCCCAAAAAACGCATGAAGATAACAGATCTTTTAGGCCACTCTTGGTTAACTTTAGGTGTCTTGGAAGCCGTTGATTTCAGTTCTAAAATCCCTAGTGGTCTAGACTGCGAGTGTGTGCAG GTTATGGCTAAATTTATGAATTCCGACGAGGAATTTTTGAGAACTGAATTAAACAAATGGAAGTTTGACTACAACACGTCGACTTACTTCCTTCTGCTGAATAGAAAAAAGAACGGCCttagtttgaaattaaattcgtCCAGAATTCTAAAAACCTTTGAGGCG CCTCAAAACATTCCCCTTATTGAACTGCCTGTGAACATCACCCCCAACCACGAGGTTAAATATTGTCCCAAAATGAGCAACGCATTAAAAATCCCGAGCTGTGTAAGCCCCACAGTAAAGAACGCAGCCCTCAGCCCTTCATCGGGACCATTCGTAGAGCACAAATCTACCCGCTCAGAGTCCGTTGGCCGAAAAGCCGTAAAAAGACCCAGAAGCCCATTGTTGGATGACGCATCTCCTG tgccattgaaaaaatgtacgCCGGTCAAAGGGACACCCTCAAAAACACCAGAGAG GAAATTAGCTGCTCTTGGAACCGAAACTCCTGGCTCAGCACGCAGAATGTTAGGCAGCTTAGAGAGGTCTCTGTATAAGGTTCGACACGTGTTGACTCCGAAAAAACCACTGGATTCTGTAATTCAAGAACCCGCTGTTCTAAACAATAAG GACTTGTGCAATGTCTCCACAACCCAATGTCACGATCCAGAGTTGGTCATCACGGAACTGGGCAAGAGCctggaaaaaaaaggaataatgTGCAAAAGAAAAGG CTTTTCCTTGAAAGGCAGCTTGGACCCAAATTTTATCGACCGGTTCGGTGGCTGCTCTTTCGAACTGGAAATTTGCTTCCTCCCCAATTTGGGCCACTTAGCTCCCAAGCAAAACTTGACCCCCACCAAATCTATCCTGAAACAGGGGATCTTAGCCGAAATACCGTCTTCCCATACACAGCGTGTCCCTGAAAATTGTAAGGGGTTCCTCGTGGGAATCAGACGTAAGAGGCTTAAGGGAGATTCCTGGTGCTACAAGAAGGTGTGCGAGCAAGTATTAGCTTTGACTGCCACGGGGTTTAGTAGCGCCAGAGGAAGGGATGGGGTGTTGGAGTCGGCGGTCTAA
- the LOC136344441 gene encoding maternal embryonic leucine zipper kinase-like isoform X1 — protein sequence MVKYSALKGLYETEKTIGCGGFAKVKLATHLATGEKVAIKIMDKRHLGDDLHRVTLELEALKSLSHNNICQLYQVIDTATHFFLVMEYCSGGELFDHIVEKNRLTESESRTFFRQIVSAVAYLHSLGYAHRDLKPENVLLDKQQNLKLIDFGLCAKPEGGMENPLFTSCGSPTYAAPELILGQQYLGQEVDVWAMGVLLYALLTGSLPFDDLNIDNLYRKILNGKYEEPRYISRESRKLIRAMLQVDPKKRMKITDLLGHSWLTLGVLEAVDFSSKIPSGLDCECVQVMAKFMNSDEEFLRTELNKWKFDYNTSTYFLLLNRKKNGLSLKLNSSRILKTFEAPQNIPLIELPVNITPNHEVKYCPKMSNALKIPSCVSPTVKNAALSPSSGPFVEHKSTRSESVGRKAVKRPRSPLLDDASPVPLKKCTPVKGTPSKTPESRKLAALGTETPGSARRMLGSLERSLYKVRHVLTPKKPLDSVIQEPAVLNNKDLCNVSTTQCHDPELVITELGKSLEKKGIMCKRKGFSLKGSLDPNFIDRFGGCSFELEICFLPNLGHLAPKQNLTPTKSILKQGILAEIPSSHTQRVPENCKGFLVGIRRKRLKGDSWCYKKVCEQVLALTATGFSSARGRDGVLESAV from the exons ATGGTAAAATACTCGGCTTTAAAGGGATTATATGAGACAGAAAAAACTATAGGATGCGGAGGCTTCGCAAAAGTAAAATTGGCCACCCATTTGGCAACTGGAGAAAAGGTAGCAATCAAGATCATGGATAAAAGACACTTGGGAGATGACTTGCACCGTGTCACATTAGAACTGGAAGCTTTGAAATCCTTGTCGCATAACAATATTTGCCAGTTATATCAA GTCATAGACACAGCAACCCATTTCTTCCTAGTTATGGAGTATTGTTCAGGAGGGGAACTGTTTGACCACATTGTGGAAAAAAATAGACTCACTGAATCAGAAAGTAGAACATTCTTTAGGCAAATTGTTAGTGCTGTGGCTTATTTGCATAGTCTAGGATATGCCCATCGAGACTTAAAACCT gaGAATGTGCTATTAGATAAGCAGCAAAACCtaaaattaatagattttgGTCTCTGTGCCAAACCTGAAGGAGGCATGGAGAACCCTTTATTTACATCTTGTGGCTCACCCACTTATGCAGCTCCAGAACTCATTCTTGGACAGCAATATTTGGGGCAAGAAGTGGATGTTTGGGCTATGGGAGTTTTGCTTTATGCCCTGTTAACTGGAAGTTTGCCTTTTGATGACTTGAATATTGATAATTTGTACAGAAAAATTTTG AATGGAAAATATGAAGAGCCTCGTTATATCTCCAGAGAGAGCCGAAAATTGATAAGAGCAATGCTGCAGGTTGATCCCAAAAAACGCATGAAGATAACAGATCTTTTAGGCCACTCTTGGTTAACTTTAGGTGTCTTGGAAGCCGTTGATTTCAGTTCTAAAATCCCTAGTGGTCTAGACTGCGAGTGTGTGCAG GTTATGGCTAAATTTATGAATTCCGACGAGGAATTTTTGAGAACTGAATTAAACAAATGGAAGTTTGACTACAACACGTCGACTTACTTCCTTCTGCTGAATAGAAAAAAGAACGGCCttagtttgaaattaaattcgtCCAGAATTCTAAAAACCTTTGAGGCG CCTCAAAACATTCCCCTTATTGAACTGCCTGTGAACATCACCCCCAACCACGAGGTTAAATATTGTCCCAAAATGAGCAACGCATTAAAAATCCCGAGCTGTGTAAGCCCCACAGTAAAGAACGCAGCCCTCAGCCCTTCATCGGGACCATTCGTAGAGCACAAATCTACCCGCTCAGAGTCCGTTGGCCGAAAAGCCGTAAAAAGACCCAGAAGCCCATTGTTGGATGACGCATCTCCTG tgccattgaaaaaatgtacgCCGGTCAAAGGGACACCCTCAAAAACACCAGAGAG CAGGAAATTAGCTGCTCTTGGAACCGAAACTCCTGGCTCAGCACGCAGAATGTTAGGCAGCTTAGAGAGGTCTCTGTATAAGGTTCGACACGTGTTGACTCCGAAAAAACCACTGGATTCTGTAATTCAAGAACCCGCTGTTCTAAACAATAAG GACTTGTGCAATGTCTCCACAACCCAATGTCACGATCCAGAGTTGGTCATCACGGAACTGGGCAAGAGCctggaaaaaaaaggaataatgTGCAAAAGAAAAGG CTTTTCCTTGAAAGGCAGCTTGGACCCAAATTTTATCGACCGGTTCGGTGGCTGCTCTTTCGAACTGGAAATTTGCTTCCTCCCCAATTTGGGCCACTTAGCTCCCAAGCAAAACTTGACCCCCACCAAATCTATCCTGAAACAGGGGATCTTAGCCGAAATACCGTCTTCCCATACACAGCGTGTCCCTGAAAATTGTAAGGGGTTCCTCGTGGGAATCAGACGTAAGAGGCTTAAGGGAGATTCCTGGTGCTACAAGAAGGTGTGCGAGCAAGTATTAGCTTTGACTGCCACGGGGTTTAGTAGCGCCAGAGGAAGGGATGGGGTGTTGGAGTCGGCGGTCTAA
- the Rbbp5 gene encoding retinoblastoma-binding protein 5 homolog, which yields MNLELLESFGQNYPEEFDGALDSQSIALTCAFNKRGTLLAVGSNDGKIVIWDFLTRGMAKTISAHVHPICSVSWSRNSYKIASASTDNNVCIWNVLTGECEQKYRFPCPVLKVQFEPRNLERLLVCPMKHAPVMVDTNGRHQVLPIDDDGDLNIVASFDRRGDYVYTGNAKGKVLILDAKTLEIKASFRIVLGSSSATAVKSIEFARRGDNCLINTADRIIRVYDSKEILACGKDGEPEPIQKLQDLVNKTMWKKCCFSGDGEYICAGSARMHSLYIWEKSIGNLVKILHGTKGELLVDVAWHPVRPIIASVSSGVVSVWAQNQVENWSAFAPDFKELDENLEYDERESEFDLDDEDKSVASGGDDKEDTDLEVDICQVERVAAFCSSDEEDENTDCLQFLPIAPEIEDPEDNWTPTDTNIPVVSQNTGPPPAKKRKYKSYDIPLEHLPEGEVHPLVGGKSKDKLPAGLKKAGRPRK from the exons ATGAACTTGGAATTGCTAG AGTCTTTTGGTCAAAATTATCCAGAG GAATTTGATGGTGCTCTTGACTCCCAATCCATAGCTTTGACATGTGCCTTCAATAAGCGAGGTACCCTCTTGGCTGTTGGGAGCAATGATGGGAAAATTGTCATTTGGGACTTCCTGACCAGGGGAATGGCAAAAACAATATCAG CTCATGTGCATCCAATATGTAGCGTCAGTTGGtctagaaatagctataaaatCGCTTCAGCATCGACTGACAACAATGTGTGCATTTGGAATGTCCTGACTGGGGAGTGTGAACAAAAATACAG ATTTCCATGTCCAGTATTAAAGGTGCAATTTGAACCAAGAAATTTGGAACGATTATTGGTTTGCCCTATGAAACATGCTCCAGTGATGGTAGATACTAATGGGAGGCATCAAGTGCTACCTATAGATGATGAT GGTGATCTTAATATAGTTGCCAGCTTTGATCGACGGGGAGACTATGTTTACACTGGAAATGCCAAAggcaaagttttaatattagaTGCGAAAACATTGGAAATTAAAGCCAGCTTCAGGATTGTTTTAGGGTCCTCAAGTGCCACTGCTGTTAAAAGTATTGAGTTTGCTAGAAGGGGGGA TAACTGTTTGATAAACACTGCAGACCGAATAATACGGGTGTATGATAGCAAAGAGATATTGGCTTGTGGCAAAGATGGCGAGCCTGAACCTATTCAAAAACTGCAAGATTTAGTCAATAA AACAATGTGGAAGAAGTGTTGTTTCTCAGGAGATGGTGAGTACATATGTGCAGGCTCAGCGCGAATGCACTCCCTGTACATCTGGGAAAAGTCCATTGGGAATTTAGTAAAAATCCTTCATGGAACTAAAGGGGAGCTGTTGGTGGATGTAGCGTGGCATCCAGTACGGCCTATTATTGCTAGCGTCTCCTCAG GTGTAGTTAGTGTTTGGGCTCAAAACCAAGTGGAGAATTGGTCAGCGTTCGCGCCAGACTTTAAAGAATTGGATGAAAATTTGGAGTATGACGAACGGGAGAGTGAATTTGATCTTGACGACGAGGATAAGTCTGTGGCGAGTGGCGGAGATGATAAAGAAGATACAGATTTAGAG GTTGACATCTGCCAAGTCGAGAGAGTAGCTGCTTTCTGTAGTAGTGATGAGGAAGACGAAAACACTGATTGCCTCCAGTTCCTTCCAATTGCACCTGAG ATAGAAGATCCAGAGGATAATTGGACTCCAACAGATACCAACATTCCTGTAGTTAGTCAAAACACGGGTCCCCCACCGGCCAAAAAGAGAAAATACAAGTCCTATGATATCCCCCTAGAGCACTTACCTGAAGGAG AGGTTCATCCCTTGGTAGGCGGTAAATCTAAGGATAAACTGCCCGCTGGTCTAAAGAAAGCTGGAAGGCCTAGGAAATGA
- the Tom40 gene encoding mitochondrial import receptor subunit TOM40 homolog 1 has translation MGNVQAYSAPPPPPPPRAAFPKEKVEPEVKTSQEETIENPGPLEEIHTKCKNVYPTCFEGARIMLSRGLSNHFQITHTINMSSVTPSGYRFGATYVGTQQISPSEAYPILLGDIDPSGNLNASIIHQFQPKINAKFGAQVQNSKFQVAQLTLNYKGSDYTASMTVANPDIINNSGVAVLHYLQAVTPRLALGSELAYQRGPAVPGGEIALLSAAAKYTTENYQLSGTVGVSGVHLCYYQKASKQLQIGVEFEANNRIQESVASIGYQVDLPKSEVAFKGHIDSNWSVGAVLEKKLSPLPFTLAISGLMNHQKNNFRVGVGVIIG, from the exons ATGGGTAATGTACAAGCTTATTCTGCACCACCACCACCTCCACCCCCGCGGGCCGCTTTTCCCAAAGAAAAAGTCGAGCCAGAGGTGAAAACCTCCCAAGAAGAAACCATCGAAAATCCTGGACCTCTTGAGGAAATCCACACAAAATGCAAAA ACGTGTACCCCACATGCTTTGAAGGAGCCCGAATAATGCTGTCTAGAGGTCTTAGTAATCATTTCCAAATCACCCATACAATAAATATGAGTTCAGTAACCCCTAGTGGTTATCGGTTTGGAGCTACATATGTAGGAACGCAACAAATATCTCCAAGTGAAGCATATCCAATTTTACTGGGAGATATAGATCCCAGTGGAAACTTAAATGCTTCGATCATACACCAGTTTCAACCTAAAATTAACGCCAAATTTGGGGCACAAGTACAAAACTCAAAGTTTCAAGTTGCTCAACTGACACTAAATTATAAAGGGAGCGATTATACGGCGAGTATGACAGTGGCGAATCCAGACATTATTAACAATTCTGGGGTAGCAGTGTTGCACTATTTGCAAGCAGTAACTCCACGGTTGGCTTTGGGATCAGAGTTGGCTTATCAGCGAGGCCCTGCTGTGCCAGGAGGGGAAATTGCTTTGCTAAGTGCAGCTGCAAA ATACACAACAGAAAACTATCAATTGTCTGGAACAGTAGGAGTTTCAGGAGTGCATTTATGTTACTACCAAAAAGCTAGTAAGCAGTTACAAATAGGTGTTGAATTTGAGGCCAATAACCGAATTCAAGAATCAGTGGCATCCATTGGATATCAAGTTGATTTGCCTAAAAGTGAAGTAgcttttaaag GTCACATAGACTCTAACTGGTCAGTAGGTGCAGTGTTAGAAAAGAAATTAAGTCCCTTGCCCTTTACATTAGCCATTAGTGGACTGATGaatcatcaaaaaaataattttagagtaGGAGTGGGTGTGATAATaggttaa